Proteins encoded in a region of the Streptomyces akebiae genome:
- a CDS encoding LacI family DNA-binding transcriptional regulator, giving the protein MARGTTRPTSRDVAQAAGVSQAAVSLVLGDKWRGRVSETTAERVRQAARELGYRPNLAARNLRLGRTRTVLLVVPALTTEFFAGVYTGAARVAARHGFGVVLYPSPEGVGPARDPFASAQAALDGVIASSMAADALTAIRGDQLPLVMLDSDPDGSLGAATVNLDIRDGIRQVTEHLLALGHRDFLHLAADIPSWTFHVRARELAARLGSVPGTSLRTAAAPISIEGALAAAEAALTETGGTEGRPTAVVCDDDKLAAGVYKAVRRLGLRIPEDVSVTGLDDLALATALDPELTTVRLDSELFGERGMEALLAVLDGRTPTEGDIPVELVVRGSTARTGA; this is encoded by the coding sequence GTGGCACGAGGTACTACACGGCCCACGAGCCGTGACGTCGCCCAGGCCGCCGGCGTCTCCCAGGCCGCCGTCTCCCTGGTCCTCGGCGACAAATGGCGCGGCCGCGTCTCCGAGACCACGGCCGAACGCGTACGGCAGGCCGCGCGCGAGCTGGGCTACCGGCCCAACCTCGCCGCCCGCAACCTCCGCCTCGGCCGCACCCGCACCGTCCTGCTGGTGGTCCCCGCCCTGACCACCGAGTTCTTCGCCGGCGTCTACACGGGCGCCGCCCGCGTCGCCGCCCGGCACGGCTTCGGCGTGGTCCTCTACCCCTCCCCCGAGGGCGTCGGCCCCGCCCGCGACCCCTTCGCCTCCGCCCAGGCCGCCCTCGACGGCGTGATCGCCTCGTCGATGGCCGCGGACGCGCTCACCGCAATCCGAGGCGACCAACTGCCCCTCGTCATGCTGGACAGCGACCCCGACGGCAGCCTCGGAGCCGCGACGGTCAACCTCGACATCCGCGACGGCATCCGGCAGGTCACCGAGCACCTCCTCGCACTGGGACACCGCGACTTCCTGCATCTCGCCGCGGACATCCCCTCCTGGACCTTCCACGTCCGCGCGCGGGAGCTGGCGGCACGGCTGGGTTCGGTGCCGGGCACGTCCCTGCGGACGGCCGCCGCGCCGATCTCCATCGAGGGAGCACTGGCCGCAGCGGAAGCGGCCCTCACCGAGACCGGCGGCACCGAAGGACGTCCCACCGCGGTGGTGTGCGACGACGACAAACTGGCGGCCGGGGTCTACAAGGCCGTACGGCGCCTCGGGCTGCGGATCCCGGAGGACGTGTCCGTGACCGGGCTCGACGACCTCGCCCTCGCCACGGCGCTCGACCCCGAGCTCACCACCGTGCGGCTGGACTCCGAGCTGTTCGGGGAGCGGGGCATGGAAGCGCTGCTGGCCGTCCTGGACGGGCGTACACCGACGGAGGGGGACATCCCGGTGGAGCTGGTGGTACGGGGCTCCACGGCCCGGACAGGGGCCTGA
- a CDS encoding FKBP-type peptidyl-prolyl cis-trans isomerase, whose product MSIEKPEIDFPEGEPPADLEIKDIWEGDGEVAQAGQTVTVHYVGVSYSTGEEFDASWNRGTPFRFPLGGGRVIKGWDQGVQGMKVGGRRQLTIPAHLAYGNQSPTPAIKPGETLIFVVDLLGV is encoded by the coding sequence GTGAGCATCGAGAAGCCCGAGATCGACTTCCCCGAGGGCGAGCCGCCGGCGGACTTGGAGATCAAGGACATCTGGGAGGGCGACGGCGAGGTGGCCCAGGCGGGCCAGACCGTCACCGTGCACTACGTGGGTGTGTCCTACTCCACCGGTGAGGAGTTCGACGCCAGCTGGAACCGTGGGACGCCGTTCCGTTTCCCGCTCGGTGGCGGTCGTGTCATCAAGGGATGGGACCAGGGTGTGCAGGGCATGAAGGTCGGTGGCCGTCGCCAGCTGACCATTCCGGCCCACCTCGCCTACGGGAACCAGAGCCCGACTCCGGCGATCAAGCCCGGTGAGACGCTGATCTTCGTGGTCGACCTTCTCGGGGTCTGA
- the prcB gene encoding proteasome subunit beta, protein MEANTRSTGRLPAAFLTPGSSSFMDFLSDHQPELLPGKRQLPPTQGVIEAPHGTTIVAVTFPGGVVLAGDRRATMGNMIAQRDIEKVFPADEYSAVGIAGTAGLAVEMVKLFQLELEHFEKVEGAQLSLEGKANRLSTMIRSNLGMAMQGLAVVPLFAGYDVDREKGRIFSYDVTGGRSEESGYAATGSGSIFARGAMKKLFRADLTEDEATTLVIQALYDAADDDSATGGPDVARRIYPIVTVITEDGFRRLTDEESSEIARSILERRLEQPDGPRAALL, encoded by the coding sequence GTGGAAGCCAACACTCGTAGCACCGGGCGTCTACCAGCTGCCTTCCTGACGCCTGGGTCGTCGTCCTTCATGGACTTCCTGTCGGACCACCAGCCGGAGCTGCTCCCCGGCAAGCGGCAGCTGCCGCCGACCCAGGGCGTCATCGAGGCCCCGCACGGAACGACGATCGTCGCCGTGACGTTCCCCGGCGGCGTGGTGCTCGCGGGTGACCGCCGGGCCACGATGGGGAACATGATCGCGCAGCGGGACATCGAGAAGGTGTTCCCGGCGGACGAGTACTCGGCGGTGGGTATCGCCGGCACGGCCGGTCTGGCCGTGGAGATGGTGAAGCTGTTCCAGCTGGAGCTGGAGCACTTCGAGAAGGTGGAAGGCGCCCAGCTCTCCCTGGAGGGCAAGGCGAACCGGCTGTCCACCATGATCCGTTCCAACCTCGGCATGGCCATGCAGGGTCTGGCCGTCGTCCCGCTCTTCGCCGGTTACGACGTGGACCGCGAGAAGGGGCGCATCTTCTCCTACGACGTGACGGGCGGCCGTTCCGAGGAGAGCGGCTACGCGGCCACCGGCTCCGGCTCGATCTTCGCGCGCGGGGCCATGAAGAAGCTCTTCCGTGCCGACCTCACCGAGGACGAGGCCACGACCCTGGTGATCCAGGCCCTCTACGACGCGGCAGACGACGACTCGGCCACCGGTGGCCCCGATGTCGCCCGCCGGATCTACCCCATCGTCACCGTGATCACCGAGGACGGCTTCCGCCGGCTCACCGACGAGGAGTCCTCCGAGATCGCCCGCTCGATCCTGGAACGGCGTCTGGAGCAGCCCGACGGCCCCCGCGCCGCCCTGCTCTAG
- a CDS encoding ubiquitin-like protein Pup, giving the protein MATKDTGGGQQKATRSTEETEAAPEAQASEDLKERQEKLSDDVDSVLDEIDDVLEENAEDFVRSFVQKGGE; this is encoded by the coding sequence ATGGCGACCAAGGACACCGGCGGCGGCCAGCAGAAGGCCACCCGTTCCACGGAGGAGACCGAGGCGGCGCCGGAGGCGCAGGCCTCGGAGGACCTCAAGGAACGCCAGGAGAAGCTGAGCGACGACGTGGACTCGGTTCTGGACGAAATCGATGATGTGCTCGAAGAGAACGCCGAGGACTTCGTTCGGTCATTCGTTCAGAAAGGTGGCGAGTGA
- the prcA gene encoding proteasome subunit alpha → MSTPFYVSPQQAMADRAEYARKGIARGRSLVVLQYADGIVFVGENPSRALHKFSEIYDRIGFAAAGKYNEYENLRIGGVRYADLRGYTYDRDDVTARGLANVYAQTLGTIFSSAAEKPYEVELVVAEVGETPEGDQIYRLPHDGSIVDEHGSVAVGGNAEQISSYLDQRHQDGMSLAEALKLAVQALSRDTNGTEREIPAERLEVAVLDRTRPQQRKFKRIVGRQLARLLEAGGATTEAESSTEDEDE, encoded by the coding sequence GTGTCGACGCCGTTCTATGTCTCACCCCAGCAGGCGATGGCCGACCGGGCGGAGTACGCCCGCAAGGGCATCGCCCGTGGCCGCAGCCTGGTCGTGCTGCAGTACGCCGACGGCATCGTGTTCGTCGGCGAGAACCCGTCCCGCGCGCTGCACAAGTTCAGCGAGATCTACGACCGGATCGGCTTCGCGGCCGCCGGCAAGTACAACGAGTACGAGAACCTGCGGATCGGTGGTGTGCGCTACGCCGACCTTCGTGGGTACACCTACGACCGTGACGACGTGACCGCTCGTGGTCTCGCCAACGTCTATGCCCAGACCCTGGGCACGATCTTCTCCTCGGCGGCCGAGAAGCCGTACGAGGTGGAGCTGGTCGTGGCCGAGGTGGGGGAGACTCCCGAGGGTGATCAGATCTATCGGCTGCCGCACGACGGTTCGATCGTCGACGAGCACGGTTCGGTCGCGGTCGGTGGCAACGCCGAGCAGATCAGCAGCTATCTGGATCAGCGGCACCAGGACGGCATGTCCCTGGCGGAGGCGCTGAAGCTCGCCGTCCAGGCGCTGTCGCGCGACACCAACGGCACCGAGCGGGAGATTCCCGCCGAGCGTCTGGAGGTGGCGGTCCTGGACCGTACGCGTCCGCAGCAGCGCAAGTTCAAGCGCATCGTCGGCCGTCAGCTCGCCCGTCTGCTGGAGGCGGGTGGCGCCACCACGGAGGCCGAGAGCTCCACGGAGGACGAGGACGAGTAG
- the pafA gene encoding Pup--protein ligase — MDRRIFGLENEYGVTCTFRGQRRLSPDEVARYLFRRVVSWGRSSNVFLRNGARLYLDVGSHPEYATPECDNVTELVTHDKAGERILEGLLVDAERRLHEEGIAGDVYLFKNNTDSAGNSYGCHENYLVARHGEFSRLADILIPFLVTRQLLCGAGKVLQTPRGAVYCVSQRAEHIWEGVSSATTRSRPIINTRDEPHADAERYRRLHVIVGDSNMSETTMLLKVGATDLVLRMIEAGTVMRDLTLENPIRAIREVSHDITGRRKVRLASGREASALEVQREYYEKAVDFVERRGIRTGTVEQVLELWGRTLDAIEAEDLDRIGTEIDWVMKYKLIERYRAKHNMTMSHPRVAQIDLAYHDIHRRRGLYYLLERKGQAARICNDLKIFEGKSVPPQTTRARLRGDFIRRAQEQRRDFTVDWVHLKLNDQAQRTVLCKDPFRSVDDRVEKLIAGM, encoded by the coding sequence ATGGACCGCCGCATTTTCGGGCTGGAGAACGAGTACGGCGTCACGTGCACGTTCAGGGGACAGCGCCGTCTGTCTCCTGACGAGGTGGCGCGGTACCTCTTCCGCCGTGTCGTGTCATGGGGCCGCAGCAGCAATGTGTTTCTGCGGAACGGGGCCCGCCTCTATCTCGACGTGGGCTCACATCCGGAATACGCGACACCCGAATGTGACAACGTGACCGAACTGGTTACTCACGACAAGGCCGGCGAGCGCATTCTCGAAGGACTGCTGGTCGACGCCGAACGCCGCCTGCACGAGGAGGGAATCGCGGGCGACGTCTACCTCTTCAAGAACAACACGGACTCTGCGGGCAACTCATACGGTTGCCATGAGAACTATCTGGTGGCGCGGCACGGGGAGTTCTCCCGTCTCGCGGACATCCTGATTCCGTTCCTCGTCACCCGGCAGCTGCTGTGCGGCGCGGGCAAGGTGCTGCAGACCCCGCGTGGTGCGGTGTACTGCGTGAGCCAGCGCGCGGAGCACATCTGGGAGGGCGTCAGCTCGGCGACCACCCGCTCCCGGCCGATCATCAACACCCGTGACGAACCGCACGCGGACGCCGAGCGGTACCGCCGTCTCCACGTCATCGTGGGCGACTCGAACATGTCCGAGACGACCATGCTGCTCAAGGTCGGTGCCACCGACCTGGTGCTGCGCATGATCGAGGCGGGCACGGTCATGCGTGACCTCACCCTGGAGAACCCGATCCGGGCGATCCGCGAGGTCAGCCATGACATCACCGGCCGTCGCAAGGTGCGGCTGGCCAGCGGCCGGGAGGCCTCCGCGCTGGAGGTGCAGCGCGAGTACTACGAGAAGGCCGTGGACTTCGTGGAGCGCCGCGGCATCCGTACGGGCACCGTCGAGCAGGTCCTGGAGCTGTGGGGCCGCACGCTGGACGCGATCGAGGCGGAGGACCTCGACCGGATCGGTACCGAGATCGACTGGGTGATGAAGTACAAGCTCATCGAGCGGTACCGGGCCAAGCACAACATGACCATGTCGCATCCGCGCGTGGCGCAGATAGACCTCGCGTATCACGACATCCACCGCCGTCGTGGCCTCTACTACCTGTTGGAGAGGAAAGGTCAAGCCGCTCGCATCTGCAATGACTTGAAGATCTTCGAGGGCAAGTCGGTTCCGCCGCAGACCACTCGGGCCCGGTTGCGCGGTGACTTCATCCGGCGCGCGCAGGAACAGCGTCGGGATTTCACGGTCGACTGGGTGCATCTCAAGCTCAACGACCAGGCACAACGGACGGTGTTGTGCAAGGACCCGTTCCGTTCGGTGGACGACCGGGTGGAGAAGCTGATCGCGGGTATGTGA
- a CDS encoding helix-turn-helix transcriptional regulator: MAIAKAERLMNLALCLLGTRRPLSKRELRDSIEAYVEAAGTGSGAAGSDDSFNRMFERDKDDLRELGLVIETVENLDGEVGYLARRDSNSLPPITLDAEEAAALGLAAKVWQQARLAGAASGALQKLRAAGLPEGVDPYEAHGALEPRIPVHEAAFEPLMLACRDRRPVVFEYRKATAARPEPRHVEPWALECWRGHWYLAGFDRDRGAERVFRLSRITGKVRSRGAAFTAEVPDVVTVRETVASWAGETADRSALIRLRSGAGYPLRAKASLVRELGDGWDELEIPYGHGLDAWLVEFGPDVVVLEPAELRADVVDRLRAVAKG, translated from the coding sequence ATGGCCATTGCCAAGGCCGAGCGGTTGATGAACCTGGCGCTGTGTCTGCTGGGGACGCGCCGGCCGCTCAGCAAGCGCGAGCTGCGGGATTCGATCGAGGCGTACGTCGAGGCCGCCGGGACGGGAAGCGGCGCAGCCGGCAGCGACGACTCCTTCAACCGCATGTTCGAGCGCGACAAGGACGATCTGCGCGAACTCGGCCTGGTCATCGAGACGGTGGAGAATCTCGACGGCGAGGTCGGCTACCTGGCCCGCCGCGACAGCAACAGCCTCCCGCCGATCACGCTCGACGCCGAGGAGGCCGCGGCCCTCGGTCTCGCCGCGAAGGTCTGGCAGCAGGCCCGCCTCGCCGGGGCCGCGAGCGGTGCCCTGCAGAAGCTGCGCGCGGCCGGGTTGCCCGAGGGAGTCGACCCGTACGAGGCCCATGGGGCCCTGGAGCCGCGCATCCCGGTGCACGAGGCCGCCTTCGAGCCGCTGATGCTGGCCTGCCGTGACCGGCGTCCGGTCGTGTTCGAGTATCGCAAGGCGACCGCCGCGCGCCCCGAGCCCCGCCATGTCGAGCCGTGGGCGCTGGAGTGCTGGCGTGGTCACTGGTACCTGGCCGGCTTCGACCGGGACCGGGGTGCGGAGCGGGTCTTCCGGCTCTCCCGGATCACCGGCAAGGTCCGCAGCCGGGGTGCGGCCTTCACCGCCGAGGTCCCCGACGTCGTCACCGTGCGGGAGACGGTCGCGAGCTGGGCGGGGGAGACCGCCGACCGCTCCGCGCTGATCCGGCTGCGTTCCGGCGCCGGCTACCCGCTGCGGGCGAAGGCCTCCCTCGTACGGGAACTCGGGGACGGCTGGGACGAGTTGGAGATTCCGTACGGGCACGGTCTGGATGCCTGGCTGGTCGAGTTCGGGCCCGACGTGGTGGTCCTGGAGCCCGCCGAGCTGCGGGCCGACGTGGTGGACCGGCTGCGTGCCGTGGCCAAGGGTTGA
- a CDS encoding FKBP-type peptidyl-prolyl cis-trans isomerase: MRRIAGLLVVPLLLLSAAACGSDDDKGSDSTSTKNGVPAITKGAEFGEKPTLAKGEGDPPKELKTKVISEGDGAKLKKGDVAEVNYLGQEYDESEPFDNSFDKKQTFPVTLGAGGVIQGWEQGLEGQKIGSRVELVIPPDLGYGAQGQGDIKANATLVFVVDIVKGTTIPASAKGTEVAQDNIDLPKVGTNTDGKAPTVTVPKDSDPPKKLVSTYVLESDGAVVKATDSVVVNYVALLWEGGKKFDSTYDTGKTATFPLDQLTLKGLKDGLVGKKEGSRVLLVVPPDQAFGDKEQQGIPKNSTLVFAVDILAVM, translated from the coding sequence GTGCGCCGAATTGCCGGCCTTCTCGTCGTGCCGCTGCTGCTGCTTTCCGCAGCGGCCTGCGGCAGCGACGACGACAAGGGCTCCGACTCCACCTCCACGAAGAACGGAGTGCCCGCGATCACCAAGGGCGCCGAGTTCGGGGAGAAGCCGACCCTCGCCAAGGGGGAGGGTGACCCGCCGAAAGAGCTGAAGACCAAGGTCATCAGTGAGGGCGACGGCGCGAAGCTGAAGAAGGGTGACGTCGCCGAGGTGAACTACCTCGGCCAGGAGTACGACGAGTCGGAGCCCTTCGACAACAGCTTCGACAAGAAGCAGACGTTCCCGGTCACTCTGGGGGCCGGCGGTGTCATCCAGGGCTGGGAGCAGGGCCTGGAGGGCCAGAAGATCGGCAGCCGCGTGGAGCTGGTGATCCCCCCGGATCTGGGGTACGGGGCGCAGGGCCAGGGCGACATCAAGGCGAACGCCACGCTGGTCTTCGTCGTGGACATCGTGAAGGGCACGACGATCCCCGCCTCGGCGAAGGGTACGGAGGTCGCCCAGGACAACATCGACCTGCCGAAGGTCGGCACGAACACCGACGGCAAGGCGCCGACGGTGACCGTGCCGAAGGACAGTGACCCGCCGAAGAAGCTCGTCTCGACCTACGTCCTGGAGAGCGACGGCGCCGTCGTGAAGGCCACGGACAGCGTGGTCGTGAACTATGTCGCCCTGCTCTGGGAAGGGGGCAAGAAGTTCGACAGCACGTACGACACGGGCAAGACGGCGACCTTCCCGCTGGACCAGTTGACGCTCAAGGGCCTGAAGGACGGTCTCGTGGGCAAGAAGGAGGGCAGCCGGGTGCTTCTCGTCGTGCCGCCCGACCAGGCGTTCGGTGACAAGGAGCAGCAGGGCATCCCGAAGAACTCCACGCTGGTCTTCGCCGTCGACATTCTGGCCGTGATGTAA
- a CDS encoding endonuclease VII domain-containing protein translates to MESPVLGPADCVAEGHKRCRGCGQVKPHGEWHRKREGFAGRCKACRTAARPAEHLRRKYGLTEADRDELIASQGGVCCICSSAPAAHVDHCHKTGRVRGVLCFNCNAGLGLLRDDPDAMNRAADYLEGNAWKPTLVAPGVYQLPS, encoded by the coding sequence ATGGAGTCTCCGGTGCTCGGCCCCGCCGATTGCGTGGCTGAGGGGCACAAGCGCTGTCGCGGGTGTGGTCAGGTGAAGCCGCACGGTGAGTGGCATCGAAAGCGCGAGGGCTTCGCCGGTCGCTGTAAGGCGTGCAGGACGGCGGCGCGACCTGCAGAGCATCTTCGGCGTAAGTACGGTCTCACCGAAGCCGACCGCGACGAGTTGATCGCCTCTCAAGGGGGCGTCTGCTGTATCTGTTCGTCGGCCCCGGCCGCGCATGTGGATCACTGCCACAAGACGGGTAGGGTCCGAGGCGTACTGTGCTTCAACTGCAATGCTGGCCTCGGTCTGTTGAGGGACGACCCTGACGCGATGAACCGAGCTGCCGACTATCTGGAAGGAAACGCGTGGAAGCCAACACTCGTAGCACCGGGCGTCTACCAGCTGCCTTCCTGA
- a CDS encoding MFS transporter: MAAGYLEILRTRHAARLLAGTLVGRLPNATAAIAIVLFVRAEGGTYSLAGALAAVYGLANAVGQPLLGRLVDLYGQPRVQLPAAVVSALAMVVFALSGLETLLVAYLAMAVAGLCTPPLEGGLRALWSSVLRKEEQVHTAYAMDAVAQEVMFTVGPLLVTLCVALWSASTALVVLSVVGVLGALWVVVSPPSRAWRSAPREAHWLGALRSPGLLALLGAFLFVGVALGSITVAAVSYADGHGGDAVYGWLMAGVGLGALVGGTAYGARRWSGAPERRLQVLVALLAVCYVPLTLMPGPVGMTGLTTLAGVFLAPAIACVFVLVDRHAPRGTVTEAFSWIVTTFTVGQSVGTAVTGPVVEWGGTLWGFVVPGAAGAVSLLVLLATGRVLAVPSAGAVVAVSSENDPNRAVEPRFSSVDRA, from the coding sequence ATGGCCGCCGGATATCTCGAGATCCTCAGGACGCGGCACGCCGCGCGGCTGCTCGCCGGAACGCTGGTGGGGCGGCTGCCGAACGCCACCGCCGCCATCGCGATCGTGCTCTTCGTCCGCGCGGAGGGCGGCACCTACAGCCTCGCGGGCGCCCTGGCGGCCGTGTACGGGCTGGCCAACGCGGTGGGTCAGCCGCTGCTGGGGCGGCTGGTGGACCTGTACGGCCAGCCGCGGGTGCAGCTGCCGGCGGCGGTCGTCTCCGCCCTAGCCATGGTCGTCTTCGCGCTGTCGGGGCTGGAGACGCTTCTGGTGGCGTATCTCGCGATGGCGGTCGCGGGGTTGTGCACGCCGCCTCTGGAGGGCGGGCTGCGGGCCCTGTGGTCCTCGGTGCTCCGCAAGGAGGAGCAGGTGCACACGGCGTACGCGATGGACGCCGTGGCCCAGGAGGTCATGTTCACCGTCGGGCCGCTGCTGGTGACGTTGTGCGTGGCCCTGTGGTCGGCGTCGACCGCGCTCGTCGTGCTGAGTGTCGTCGGGGTGCTCGGGGCGTTGTGGGTGGTCGTGTCGCCTCCCTCGCGGGCCTGGCGCTCCGCCCCGCGCGAGGCCCACTGGCTGGGCGCGCTGCGCTCGCCCGGACTGCTGGCGCTGCTGGGCGCGTTCCTCTTCGTCGGTGTCGCGCTCGGCTCGATCACCGTCGCCGCCGTGTCGTACGCGGACGGTCACGGCGGGGACGCGGTGTACGGATGGCTGATGGCGGGTGTCGGGCTGGGGGCGCTCGTGGGCGGTACGGCGTACGGCGCGCGGCGGTGGAGTGGTGCGCCGGAGCGGCGTCTGCAGGTGCTGGTGGCGCTTCTGGCGGTGTGTTACGTGCCGCTGACGCTGATGCCGGGTCCGGTGGGGATGACGGGGCTGACGACACTCGCGGGGGTGTTCCTGGCGCCGGCGATCGCGTGTGTGTTCGTCCTCGTGGACCGGCACGCGCCGCGTGGCACGGTCACCGAGGCGTTCTCCTGGATCGTGACGACGTTCACGGTGGGCCAGTCGGTCGGCACGGCCGTCACGGGGCCGGTCGTCGAGTGGGGCGGGACGCTGTGGGGGTTCGTCGTGCCGGGTGCCGCGGGGGCCGTGTCGTTGCTGGTTCTGCTGGCCACCGGGCGGGTTCTCGCTGTTCCCTCCGCGGGTGCGGTGGTTGCGGTCTCATCGGAAAATGATCCAAACCGTGCTGTCGAACCCCGTTTCAGCTCGGTGGATCGGGCGTAA